The nucleotide window ACGCCTGCGACATGAGCTGCGCCTGCACCACCTGCCACGTCATCGTCAGAAAGGGTTACGACTCCCTGAACGAGGCTGAGGAAGAGGAGGACGACCTGCTGGACCGCGCCTGGGGCCTGGAGCCGCAGTCGCGCCTGTCGTGCCAGGCCATCCTGGCGCAGGCCGACGTAACGGTGGAAATCCCCAAATACACCATCAACCACGCGCGCGAGAACTGATGCGATGACCCGCCAGATCGTCCTGGACACGGAGACCACCGGCCTGTCGGCCGCCACGGGCGATCGCGTGATCGAGCTGGGCTGCGTCGAGCTGGTGAACC belongs to Melaminivora suipulveris and includes:
- the fdx gene encoding ISC system 2Fe-2S type ferredoxin; the protein is MPVIKILPHPQYAPEGTEISAPAGTSICEALLDNGINIEHACDMSCACTTCHVIVRKGYDSLNEAEEEEDDLLDRAWGLEPQSRLSCQAILAQADVTVEIPKYTINHAREN